In Stieleria varia, one genomic interval encodes:
- a CDS encoding M56 family metallopeptidase, producing MNFPPADLVGLQRMNDIQFIYSATVGLLAHISVILLITFVLDKVLDDAYFACHLWTGCFVLILALPVVVAFCPAFAFDLAFLLKPFISASGKGQQALALLAIVGIATLASIRLLAGFRLNRWMRLTAKKLTDDELAHVHQIVPEAIKVKRIVSSDEAIGPFCHGQFRSTIVIPSYLLEESDWVLKHAVLHELAHLQHHHPRQLLLQNLCTTIYWFHPMVWWAAERASITREYLCDEVVVQQDGDVANYLRTLAVVAERSTEKSQQMDQLEFVRRSSFIRRSERLVRIATRSNRPPSRWRKLAALAVLLILIAAITAWLLKSSSFAPQTQSPPQQTF from the coding sequence GTGAACTTTCCACCAGCCGACCTTGTTGGACTTCAGCGGATGAATGACATTCAGTTCATTTATTCCGCGACAGTCGGCTTATTGGCACACATCAGCGTGATCCTTTTGATCACATTCGTGCTTGATAAAGTTCTGGACGATGCATATTTTGCTTGCCATTTGTGGACTGGATGTTTTGTATTAATACTTGCTCTACCAGTGGTAGTTGCATTCTGTCCTGCTTTTGCTTTTGATCTCGCGTTTTTACTGAAACCGTTCATCAGTGCCAGCGGCAAAGGACAACAAGCGTTGGCATTGCTTGCGATCGTCGGTATCGCGACGCTGGCGTCCATTCGATTGCTTGCCGGGTTTCGGCTCAATCGCTGGATGCGTTTGACAGCCAAAAAGCTGACCGATGACGAACTCGCACATGTTCATCAAATCGTCCCCGAGGCGATAAAAGTCAAGCGAATCGTTTCATCCGATGAAGCCATAGGACCATTTTGCCATGGGCAATTTCGTTCCACGATTGTGATACCAAGCTACTTGCTGGAGGAATCTGATTGGGTATTAAAGCACGCGGTTTTACACGAACTGGCTCATCTGCAGCATCATCATCCGCGTCAATTATTGCTTCAGAATCTCTGCACCACCATCTATTGGTTTCATCCAATGGTTTGGTGGGCTGCTGAACGAGCCTCTATCACTCGTGAGTACCTCTGTGACGAAGTTGTCGTGCAACAGGATGGAGATGTTGCAAACTATCTTCGAACACTTGCGGTCGTCGCTGAACGCAGCACAGAAAAATCGCAACAAATGGATCAGCTTGAGTTCGTCCGTCGCAGCAGCTTCATAAGACGAAGCGAGCGACTGGTCCGTATCGCTACACGCTCCAACAGGCCCCCAAGTCGATGGCGAAAGCTGGCTGCCTTGGCTGTATTGTTGATCTTGATCGCTGCCATTACCGCGTGGCTGCTGAAGTCATCAAGTTTCGCGCCGCAAACGCAATCGCCTCCCCAACAAACCTTCTGA
- a CDS encoding dockerin type I domain-containing protein, whose amino-acid sequence MSHTHKRESARRNRLLSLQSLECRNLMAADGFHNFLEPADVNHDHTVSAVDALTIINRLTRDGNRTSAEAEHVDNDGFWDVNDDGHASAVDALMVINEMSRDDSATSGLLKYIDGSHGERVKVEIEESSHTSRLAVRVQNALPNSDLEVSINSVIVGQIHTRENGRGELEINDDYFTSLASGSAVSVTGIGSAVLASDHDANDINDESHASNHNEVDENGIHELHVNHDRDGDDADRLDTEHHDREHDREHDREHDREHDRDHDDHDRDHDD is encoded by the coding sequence ATGAGTCACACCCACAAAAGAGAATCCGCGCGTCGCAATCGGTTGCTAAGTCTTCAGTCTCTGGAGTGCCGAAATCTGATGGCTGCAGATGGCTTTCACAACTTCCTCGAACCCGCTGATGTCAATCATGACCACACGGTTTCAGCAGTAGACGCCTTGACCATCATCAACCGATTGACGCGTGACGGCAATAGAACTTCCGCAGAAGCAGAACACGTCGACAATGATGGTTTCTGGGATGTGAACGACGACGGACATGCGTCTGCCGTTGATGCACTGATGGTCATCAACGAAATGAGCCGTGACGATTCTGCAACCTCTGGACTGCTGAAATACATCGACGGCTCACATGGAGAGCGAGTGAAAGTCGAGATCGAAGAAAGCTCTCACACTTCACGACTCGCCGTCCGCGTGCAAAACGCTCTGCCCAACTCAGACTTGGAGGTCTCTATCAATTCAGTGATCGTTGGCCAGATTCACACGAGAGAAAATGGCCGTGGGGAACTAGAAATCAATGATGACTACTTCACTTCGCTTGCCAGTGGTTCAGCCGTTTCTGTGACGGGTATCGGATCGGCAGTGCTAGCCTCTGATCATGACGCGAACGACATCAATGATGAGAGCCATGCGTCAAACCATAACGAAGTCGACGAGAACGGGATCCATGAACTTCATGTAAACCACGACCGCGATGGTGATGACGCAGACCGGCTTGATACTGAACACCACGACCGCGAACATGACCGCGAACATGACCGCGAACATGACCGCGAACATGACCGTGACCACGACGACCACGACCGTGACCACGACGACTGA